A window of Arcobacter acticola genomic DNA:
CAAGTAACTTTTATATTTTGGGCTTTAGCAGTTTTTTTAATTTTTAAAATTTTTTATGCAAGAAAAAAAGCTATTTGGAAGAGTGAAAATGAAGATAAAAAGTAATGTGAGAAAAAAAGTGAGAGGCACCTTTTTTGATATTTAAAAAATTATACTCTTAGTAATCCCCAAAACCTGATTTAGTGTATCTTCATCTACTTTTTCGACAAACTTTACTTTTCTTGCATTAAAGTCTATTGATTTGATTTGTTCGGTCATTATAAAACCTTTGAGATTTTTGGCTTCTAGTTTTACATGAAAAGGGAAATCTCTATCTGTATTTGTAATTGGACAAGCTATTGCTAAACCTAGGGCTTTATTAAAAACTTCATTACTTATAATAAGTGCTGGTCTTCGTCCTTTTTGTTCATGTCCTGATGATGGGTCAAAAGTAAGTATTACTAAATCACCTTTTTGAGGAATGTATTTTTTTACCATTCTTCTTTACCTAAGGTTGTATCAAACTCTTCACTAGCTTTGTAGTTAGTTGGTATTTTTGAAATCAGTTCATTTAAATCATAATTTAAAATATCTTTTTTAATTGGTTCTAGAATTACTTTCCCATCTATGATAGTTATATTTAAATCATCTCCCACCTGAAGATGTAAACTTTCCATAATATCTTTTGGCATTCTAAGACCTTGTGAATTGCCCCATTTTGAAATTTTAGCAGTCATTTTAACTCCTTGATGTATATCCTAAGTATATCTTTTGTGAGTAAAAATGTCAATCATTGATTTAAAATAAAGCTACTATTAACTAGAATAAAAAAATACTAACAAAAGTGATAATTATGGCAATAACAAGACAGATAATATTTTTAGCAAAAAGAGATTGTATAGAGGAATTAAAAGCTTTACTTAAATCGACTATTAAAGATTCTAAAGAAGAAGAGGGATGTTTGATATATGAAGTTTTTCAAACAAAGAATAATCCTGTTGAATTTATTGTAATTGACTCATGGGAAAATGAAGAAGCTTTAAATAAACATTATGAAAGTGAACATTACTTATATTTTATAAATAATTTCAAACAATACAACGCTCATATTGAGCCCTTTGAATTGGAACTTTTATAAATATTTAGTCTTATAGATTTAAAGTAGTTTTGGATAGAATCAGTCATTATCAAAATATATAACTTATTCACCAAGGAAAATAATCAATGAAAATTCATAGAATAAACCCATGTAAAAGATGGTCAGATGTTACAGTTTTTAATGGAATTGCAACTTTCACAGAAGTGGCAGATACAGATACAAGCGCTGATATAAAAGGTCAAGTAGAACAAATATTTAATCAAGCAGAAGCTAGTTTGTCTTTAGTTGATAGTGATAAATCAAGAATCTTAGCCGTTACTATTTATGTAACAGATTTTGCAAATATGGATGTGTTAAATGATGTTTGGGATTCATGGTTTCCACAAGATTGTGCACCAAGTAGAGCTTGTATAAAAGCTGAATTAATAGATCCAACTTTATTGGTTGAAATGACATTTACAGCAGCTGCAGGCGAAAAATATCAATCATAATATCAAATAAACTATCTAATCATTATTTGAAAAAGTAGACTTCAAAAGTCTATTTTTTCTCATCTTTTATAACTTGATAAGCTTGATTTATTTCTTGTGTTTTAGAAGTTGCTTTTTCCATATAAGATTCATCTTTATTTTGTGAACTTATGATATCAGGATGGTATTTTCGAATAAGTTGTCTATATGCTTTTTTAATTGTGTCCATATCATCACTTTCTTTTACACCTAAAATCTCATAGGCTTCTTTTGAACTCATGGTTTGTTGTTTGTTTTTCATCATATTTTCAAATTTATTTACAATATCATCATATACACTAGATGGAATATTTAACTCTTGCATAATATCATGTAGAACTTTCTTTTCATCTTGGCTAATACCGCCATCTATAAAGGCTAATTGAATTAAAAAACCTAAAAACTGTCTACGTTTAAGCATACTTCGACTTAGTAATTTGTTTAAGTCTTGCGCGATTTGTTTTGTATCATTATCTTTTTGTTTCTCTTCATTGAAAATTTCTTTTAAAATAGCTCTTGCTTTTTCTTTTT
This region includes:
- a CDS encoding type II toxin-antitoxin system PemK/MazF family toxin, which translates into the protein MVKKYIPQKGDLVILTFDPSSGHEQKGRRPALIISNEVFNKALGLAIACPITNTDRDFPFHVKLEAKNLKGFIMTEQIKSIDFNARKVKFVEKVDEDTLNQVLGITKSIIF
- a CDS encoding AbrB/MazE/SpoVT family DNA-binding domain-containing protein gives rise to the protein MTAKISKWGNSQGLRMPKDIMESLHLQVGDDLNITIIDGKVILEPIKKDILNYDLNELISKIPTNYKASEEFDTTLGKEEW
- a CDS encoding putative quinol monooxygenase — its product is MAITRQIIFLAKRDCIEELKALLKSTIKDSKEEEGCLIYEVFQTKNNPVEFIVIDSWENEEALNKHYESEHYLYFINNFKQYNAHIEPFELELL
- a CDS encoding RidA family protein yields the protein MKIHRINPCKRWSDVTVFNGIATFTEVADTDTSADIKGQVEQIFNQAEASLSLVDSDKSRILAVTIYVTDFANMDVLNDVWDSWFPQDCAPSRACIKAELIDPTLLVEMTFTAAAGEKYQS
- a CDS encoding DnaJ domain-containing protein encodes the protein MKLKKWIYIAILLVIFYYAFIANFFITLSILISLYVAFKLYRFYARRKLNKLTASKELFAKSELGLFVALVAKVAKADGRVQELEAQLIGIMFDDISKLFNEKEKARAILKEIFNEEKQKDNDTKQIAQDLNKLLSRSMLKRRQFLGFLIQLAFIDGGISQDEKKVLHDIMQELNIPSSVYDDIVNKFENMMKNKQQTMSSKEAYEILGVKESDDMDTIKKAYRQLIRKYHPDIISSQNKDESYMEKATSKTQEINQAYQVIKDEKK